The genomic stretch AAGAAGTCCAGTATAACTTAGGGATTAATCGATTAAGAAGCCCATGGCTACCACCGTTAGAGAATCGTTTATATCGCTCTGCTTTCAAAATAGAAGAGAGAGAGAAATTCTATATTGGATTAGTAGATGAGCCTGAAAAACAGAGCCAAACGCCATATGCATACGAAATGATGGAAGACGGCAATATCGGTGTCTTCGGTTCATCAGGTTATGGGAAATCATTCACTGCGATGACGCTTATGCTTAGCTTTGCAGAGTGTTATCAGCCAGATGAGCTACACTACTATATCTTTGACTTTGGAAATGGTACGCTGCTTCCATTACGCCAGCTTCCACACACGGCTGATTATTTCTTAATGGACGAAGGACGCAAAATTGAAAAGTTCATGAAGATTATTAAGCAAGAGCTGGCCGAGCGCAAGCAGCTATTCCAAAACAGAGAAGTAAGCAATATAAAAATGTATAACCGAATTAGTCAGGAGAAGCTGCCGCTTATCTTTATAACAATTGATAACTTTGATCTTGTAAAGGAAGAAATGCAAGATTTAGAAATGCAGTTTACCCAGCTTGTACGCGACGGCCAGTCGCTTGGCGTCTACATGATTTTTACAGCCACACGAATCAACTCAGTTCGTCAGTCGCTTATGAATAACTTAAAAACAAAGGTTGTTCATTATCTAATGGATAGTTCGGAATCCTATACGATTTTAGGGCGCATTCCTTATGCGCTAGAAGCGATACCTGGGCGTGCGGTTATTAAAACAGATACGTCTTATTTCTCACAAATGTTCTTGCCAGCTGAAGGTGAAGATGACTTCACGATTCTTGATAACATTAAAAATCAAGTTCAGGTTCTGAAAGAGAAATATGCAGATATTACACCACCAGAACAAGTGCCAATGTTACAACCTAAGCTTGTACTGCATGAGTTCATGACCGATCGTCGTATCGTACGAGAAAGCGGTGTTATACCGCTTGGGTTAGATGAAGAATTTGTTCGTCCAGTTCACTTAAACCTAGTCAAGAATAAACATTGTCTCATTCTGGGGCCGACACAAAAAGGCAAAACAAACGTGCTTAAAGTGATGCTACAAACGTCCCTTGCACAAGGAATTCATCAAATTGGTTTATTTGACGCAATTGACCGTGGCCTTTCTTCTTATGCTACGGAAGATGAAATTGCATACATTGAGACGAAAGAGCAGATTATGCAGTGGATAGAAGGAGCAGAAGTACGGCTCAAAAAACGAGAAGAGCGCTACTTGGAAGCGATTCATGATGGAACCGTTGGTGAGCTAACGTTTACACCGATACTTCTTGTAATTGATGGATTTGGACGGTTCCAGCAAACCATTGATACCTTGATGCAAGATCGTATTACAAAGCTTATTAAAAATTACAGCCATGTTGGCTTTAATATCGTTGCATCAGGAAGTCAAAATGACTTCTCTAAAGGGTTTGATGTATTAACGACTGAAATGAAGCAAATACGTCAAGCTGTGTTACTAATGAAAAAGTCAGAGCAAAACCTGATTAACCTAAACTATGACCGTAAAGAAGCAGATGTAAACCCAGGTTTTGGATACTATGTAAAAGACAATAAAGCAACACGTATTCAAATTCCCTTATGTATGAGTGAAAGGAAGGTTCTAATATGACGGAACAGCGAAAATATATGCTTAAAGTGATCGTAGCTGTCATTTTCATCTTAGGGTTTCCTTCCCTTTTCTTTCAATATATTGGTGATAACCCGCTGAAAGTAACTGAAAACGCAACAAGAGCCATAGCTGTTGTAAATGAGGATATTGGTGTGGAGGAAGAAAAAGGTGAAGAGCCTATTCGTTTTGGACAACGAGTAGCAGCCATATTAGATAAGGACTCAGATTACGATTGGACAGTCCTAAGTCGAAGCGCAGCTGCAAATGGATTACAAAGTGGTAAATATGATGCGGTAATTTATATTCCATCGAACTTCTCAGAGAATATTTTAACGTATGATCAAGAGAAGCCGAAGAAAGCCACATTCCAATACAAAGTTCAAAATCAATTAAATGCAGTTAATAAAGAAAAAGTTGTTCGTGAACTAGAGGATGCGACGGCCAAAGTAAATAATGATATGTCTTCTCTGTATTGGAGTTACGTATCGCAAGAAGTAGAAAAGGTTAGAGGCCAATTCGATAAAATTTTAGAAAAAGAGATTGCTTTCCAAAACACCATGGTAGCTTTCTATAAGCCTAATTCTAAAAATCTAGCTGGTGAAATTGATGATCAAAAGAAAATTCTTGAGCAAATTCAAACAAACGTAAAAAGTGCGCAAGAAGGCTCAAGTGAACGTAAAAATGATGTACAGCAGGTTGAAGAAAACTTAACAAATTTCATTGAATACGTTGAAGAATACAAAGTGTATCAAGAAAAACAAAAAGAAATGTTGTTAAAAGCTCAAACGGAAAGTGTGGGCGATATTCAAGAAGGAATTGCAACAATTTCTGAAGGGCAAAATGGTGATCGCGAGCAGTTTGAGAGTGAAGCAGGAAAAGTATTTGGGAAGCTTTCAACCGTGCAGCAGCAAATTGATGAGAACAAAGAAATGGTTGATAACTTGCAGGAAGCGACAGAAGATAAAACGTCTGGACAGCAAGATGAACTTAATCGTTTAAATCAGGATTTACTCAGCCAATACAGCCAAGTGACTGAGCAAACAACGCTAAATGAAGTGCAAAGTAAGCTGTCTACGCTTCGAAAAGATCTAGAGATACCACCTTCAAAAGGGGAAGAGGGTGAGACCCTACCGCCGATAGAAGATAATCCGGTCGTTCCTGAAGATGAAGAGGGTGAGGCGCCTCCAGAAGATAGCGAAGACTCTTATACAACGGTTCCTGTTGATTTAGAGAATCAACGTCAACAACTTCAAGGAATAAAAGACGACCTTCAAGCGTGGAATGAAAACCTTGCTGCGTTACCGGAAGAGGAGCAAAATGAACGTGTGGCCGACACACAACAAAAAATTGCAGACTTCTCTACACGCTTACAGGGCGTAAGTGACCAGTTGGAAAACGTCACGGTTGAAGTTCCGAAAGCAGACAATGACAATAATGGAAAAGAAGAACTGCAAAAGCAAATCAAAGAGCTGTTAGCTGTCAATGAAGCGCTAAGAGAAAGAGTTGCGCAGTTAGAAGAAATAAACAATCAGCCTAATGGTGATGTGCAAACTGTTGTTAGCATGATTACTAATAAGGAAGCCAAGATTTTATCGTCAAGTCAACTATCCGAAAGTAGAAAACAAAGGTTGGCTGAGCTGTTTGCTCCAGGTATTCAAACAGAGAATATGTCAAAGCTTTTCCAATATTATGGAGACCTTTCACAGTATGAACTAGCCTTAAATCGAGGTAATAACGGAGATCTTCAAGACGCTGTGTTACAAGATGAAGGTACCCG from Bacillus sp. 1780r2a1 encodes the following:
- the esaA gene encoding type VII secretion protein EsaA; this translates as MTEQRKYMLKVIVAVIFILGFPSLFFQYIGDNPLKVTENATRAIAVVNEDIGVEEEKGEEPIRFGQRVAAILDKDSDYDWTVLSRSAAANGLQSGKYDAVIYIPSNFSENILTYDQEKPKKATFQYKVQNQLNAVNKEKVVRELEDATAKVNNDMSSLYWSYVSQEVEKVRGQFDKILEKEIAFQNTMVAFYKPNSKNLAGEIDDQKKILEQIQTNVKSAQEGSSERKNDVQQVEENLTNFIEYVEEYKVYQEKQKEMLLKAQTESVGDIQEGIATISEGQNGDREQFESEAGKVFGKLSTVQQQIDENKEMVDNLQEATEDKTSGQQDELNRLNQDLLSQYSQVTEQTTLNEVQSKLSTLRKDLEIPPSKGEEGETLPPIEDNPVVPEDEEGEAPPEDSEDSYTTVPVDLENQRQQLQGIKDDLQAWNENLAALPEEEQNERVADTQQKIADFSTRLQGVSDQLENVTVEVPKADNDNNGKEELQKQIKELLAVNEALRERVAQLEEINNQPNGDVQTVVSMITNKEAKILSSSQLSESRKQRLAELFAPGIQTENMSKLFQYYGDLSQYELALNRGNNGDLQDAVLQDEGTRQRIQAILYGDEQPSVIRKQLQNNLLSTAEGLDSFSSSMQEFTDSYGQLIEREQASIVESLSALQEKAGSMNETVQSVASESAVEAPTQENADVSSLVTLQKSMGQELKGMNDLISTLGERQSSVVEYTGELQEKVNEVQDQADTLNNKWSQNVDSTKLVRGQVYRLLNNTLVDGQNNDYVYDYLANPLQVSGEVPAEKTKTVPPVVLLVIILISSLLIGYFSHYYKNAPLLVRGSLFGLLVMIVGLMISTFSLNIYSLSGERAMEWSIFTIVLLLLASTLVRGAFLIGNFVGWIITVLMILFFITPLLNLAMPNFNYEDPASKVYMSIQYETTSLFAEATIILLGLTAVLTVIPFIIRMLTSKDKQAESDETYEA